A DNA window from Streptomyces canus contains the following coding sequences:
- a CDS encoding FUSC family protein, whose product MRDVREWTASLVRFVKRRRDPVVVQTLRSAGAATIAYVIALRLSPEAAPLTAPLTALLVVQVTLYSTLTTGIRRVNSVVTGVLVAIAFSLLVGLTWWSLALLIVASLVVGRLVRVEEFVPEVAISAMLVLGVTTVGDTAWARVVETLIGAVVGLACNLLLAPPVWVDEAGESIEGLARRQRKLMLRMGEEAAGRTPVELATARLHEARELDHDIVEVDAALRQAEDSLKLNPRVKEGLLHRVVLRTGLDTLEICTVVLRVLARTLTDLAKQRDPFADEPYAIDETHAPEPLFGPETGRTVEQLLSEIGDAVVSFAVLVTTHVSVSAESAEARLTAELRQATATRDKLAQLLLEEIQRDSRHWQLHGAVLTEVNRILDELDTEHRSRRLLEELDRAAREQRERMPHLTRLQERWRGNRPVLSRRSR is encoded by the coding sequence ATGCGAGATGTACGTGAGTGGACGGCGTCCCTGGTGCGGTTTGTGAAGCGGCGCCGGGACCCTGTCGTCGTGCAGACGCTGCGGTCGGCGGGCGCGGCGACGATCGCGTACGTCATCGCGCTGCGGCTCAGCCCCGAAGCGGCGCCGCTCACGGCTCCCCTGACCGCGCTGCTGGTCGTGCAGGTCACCCTCTACTCCACGCTCACCACCGGCATCCGCCGGGTGAACTCCGTGGTGACCGGGGTCCTCGTCGCCATCGCCTTCAGCCTGCTGGTGGGTCTGACCTGGTGGAGCCTGGCCCTGCTGATCGTGGCGTCGCTGGTGGTCGGACGGCTGGTGCGGGTCGAGGAGTTCGTGCCCGAGGTGGCGATCAGCGCGATGCTGGTGCTCGGGGTGACGACCGTCGGGGACACCGCCTGGGCGCGCGTGGTGGAGACGCTGATCGGCGCGGTCGTCGGCCTCGCCTGCAATCTGCTGCTCGCTCCCCCGGTGTGGGTGGACGAGGCGGGCGAGTCGATCGAGGGGCTGGCCCGCCGACAGCGGAAACTGATGCTGCGGATGGGCGAGGAGGCCGCGGGCCGTACACCCGTGGAGCTGGCGACGGCCCGGCTGCACGAGGCGCGCGAGCTCGACCACGACATCGTCGAGGTGGACGCGGCCCTCCGGCAGGCAGAGGACAGTCTCAAACTGAACCCCAGGGTGAAGGAGGGCCTGCTGCACCGGGTGGTGCTGCGTACCGGCCTGGACACCCTGGAGATCTGCACGGTCGTGCTGCGGGTCCTCGCCCGCACCCTCACCGACCTCGCGAAGCAACGCGACCCCTTCGCCGACGAGCCTTACGCGATCGACGAGACACATGCTCCCGAGCCGCTGTTCGGGCCCGAGACCGGTCGTACGGTGGAGCAGTTGCTGTCCGAGATCGGCGACGCCGTGGTCAGCTTCGCGGTCCTGGTCACCACCCATGTCAGCGTGAGCGCCGAGTCCGCGGAGGCCCGGCTCACCGCCGAGCTGCGCCAGGCCACGGCGACCCGCGACAAACTGGCCCAGCTGCTGCTGGAGGAGATCCAGCGCGACTCCCGCCACTGGCAGCTGCACGGCGCCGTCCTCACCGAGGTCAACCGCATCCTCGACGAGCTCGACACCGAGCACCGCTCCCGCCGCCTGCTGGAGGAGCTGGACCGGGCCGCTCGCGAGCAGCGCGAGCGGATGCCGCATCTGACCCGGCTCCAGGAACGGTGGCGCGGGAACCGCCCGGTGCTCTCCCGTCGTTCCAGGTGA
- a CDS encoding erythromycin esterase family protein yields the protein MTWKRTSTILTLLITLGTVVPAAATTRAPAPSVVEALDRTAHPLRTVEPGGDTRDLRPLDRMIADAEVVGVGEATHSSHDFFALKDRLFRHLVEEKGFRTFALEAPWSTGLRLDDYVVHGKGDPRRIMREEFQRDYQWWNNTDYLRLVEWMRTYNIRHPADPVRLIGDDTAWTGPEVYDTVVARVAAADPGSGERLKGLYRGLRPTVPTGPYIESYLGQPYPERREMAERTGEALELVRRAGADDRTVQDATAIDRTARQYAFDFEEPGQIAEAMRYRDQAMAANVLWWRRHTGTRVLLSAHDAHVGYESYDPAYPKMQGAFLRDGLGAAYVNIGLTFDRGSFNATDQDETAVRRWTVGPAAPGSNERTLDRVRHRDYAVDLRTVGSPARAWLRQARPTYRIGTAYPDGPHDVALARTHDILIHLHRVEAARLRDR from the coding sequence ATGACCTGGAAACGGACCTCGACCATCCTGACCCTGCTCATCACCCTGGGCACCGTCGTGCCGGCGGCGGCGACGACCCGGGCACCGGCCCCGTCCGTCGTCGAGGCCCTCGACCGTACCGCGCACCCCCTGCGGACCGTCGAACCCGGCGGAGACACCCGCGATCTGCGCCCCCTCGACCGGATGATCGCCGACGCCGAGGTCGTCGGCGTCGGCGAGGCCACGCACAGCTCGCACGACTTCTTCGCCCTCAAGGACCGCCTCTTCCGCCACCTCGTCGAGGAGAAGGGCTTTCGCACCTTCGCCCTGGAGGCCCCCTGGAGCACCGGCCTGCGGCTCGACGACTACGTGGTGCACGGCAAGGGAGACCCGCGGCGCATCATGCGCGAGGAGTTCCAGCGCGACTACCAGTGGTGGAACAACACCGACTATCTGCGGCTCGTCGAGTGGATGCGGACGTACAACATCCGCCACCCCGCCGACCCCGTCCGCCTCATCGGCGACGACACCGCCTGGACCGGACCCGAGGTGTACGACACGGTCGTGGCCCGCGTGGCCGCCGCCGACCCCGGCTCCGGCGAGCGCCTCAAGGGGCTGTACCGCGGGCTGCGGCCCACCGTGCCGACGGGACCGTACATCGAGAGCTACCTCGGCCAGCCGTACCCCGAACGCAGGGAGATGGCCGAACGCACCGGCGAGGCGCTGGAGCTGGTGAGGCGGGCGGGGGCCGACGACCGGACCGTCCAGGACGCCACGGCGATCGACCGCACCGCCCGCCAGTACGCCTTCGACTTCGAGGAGCCCGGACAGATCGCCGAGGCCATGCGCTACCGCGACCAGGCGATGGCCGCCAACGTGCTCTGGTGGCGACGGCACACCGGGACAAGGGTCCTGCTGTCCGCGCACGACGCCCATGTCGGCTACGAGAGCTACGACCCCGCCTACCCCAAGATGCAGGGCGCCTTCCTGCGCGACGGCCTGGGAGCGGCGTACGTCAACATCGGCCTGACCTTCGACCGGGGCTCGTTCAACGCCACCGATCAGGACGAGACCGCCGTCCGGCGCTGGACGGTGGGCCCGGCCGCCCCCGGCAGCAACGAGCGGACCCTTGACCGGGTGAGGCACCGCGACTACGCGGTCGACCTGCGGACCGTCGGCTCACCGGCGCGCGCGTGGCTCCGCCAGGCCCGCCCGACCTACCGGATCGGCACCGCCTACCCCGACGGCCCGCACGACGTTGCCCTGGCCCGCACCCACGACATCCTGATCCACCTTCACCGGGTGGAGGCGGCCCGGCTGCGGGACCGGTAA
- a CDS encoding CGNR zinc finger domain-containing protein, with protein sequence MTGSPAPADPALAFPFIGGRPCLDFAATLGKRHATPLERLPDTAALARWFTEAELATDEGAVRVTARDLTDARLLREALYGLVRAAMAGRVPDPADVERVNAVAAQPDLAPQLGPSRWTARSPARAALATVARDAVLLVRGPLLERVKECENPGCSLLFLDDSQARRRRWCSMDRCGNLAKIAGYRSRSRAASTR encoded by the coding sequence ATGACCGGCAGCCCCGCCCCCGCCGACCCGGCTCTCGCGTTCCCGTTCATCGGCGGCCGCCCCTGTCTGGACTTCGCGGCCACCCTCGGCAAACGGCACGCCACGCCGCTGGAGCGACTTCCCGACACCGCGGCCCTCGCGCGCTGGTTCACGGAGGCGGAGCTGGCCACCGACGAGGGTGCAGTGCGGGTCACCGCTCGGGACCTGACGGACGCACGCCTCCTGCGCGAGGCCCTGTACGGCCTGGTCCGCGCCGCGATGGCCGGCCGGGTACCCGACCCGGCCGACGTGGAGCGGGTCAACGCGGTCGCCGCCCAGCCGGATCTCGCGCCGCAACTGGGCCCGTCCCGCTGGACGGCGCGCAGTCCGGCCCGCGCGGCCCTGGCGACGGTGGCGCGGGACGCCGTACTCCTGGTGCGGGGCCCGCTCCTGGAGCGGGTCAAGGAGTGCGAGAACCCGGGCTGTTCCCTGCTGTTCCTCGACGACTCGCAGGCCCGCCGCCGCCGTTGGTGCTCGATGGACCGCTGCGGCAACCTCGCGAAGATCGCCGGTTACCGGTCCCGCAGCCGGGCCGCCTCCACCCGGTGA